The following are from one region of the Thermoproteus uzoniensis 768-20 genome:
- a CDS encoding glycosyltransferase family 2 protein: MLGPALALAATHFGFPLVYYIYARRWLRRPWGVEPRENHTPTITIVIPTYNEAPLIEAKLEDIARQDYPPDRLQIIVVDSASTDGTPEKAERWARRKGAPVEVLREPQRNGKAHALNLALRHARGDVVVITDADSHWPDPQTLRKAVRWLADSSVGAVTCLKRPAGGRGVEATYRDYYNVLRLAESKKWSTPIFHGELAAYRKELLEKIGGFPTHLGADDSHTAVLIAAFGYRAIAAEDLHCVELVPRRYWRWRVRRAQHLIQSFAASLRLKTPARFKPVLYAEAYLHLVNPWLLPAAFAAAIAAGPPGWALAALGLALLAYTPYRTWTAMQIYLIAAAIRNLWTKEITWKKEDKTPYGRDLEEVETSSMTSVQRSNYHDREYALASIPATIPNNPRPSAINQADITP; this comes from the coding sequence GTGTTAGGCCCTGCGCTGGCGCTCGCCGCAACCCACTTCGGGTTCCCCCTCGTCTACTACATATATGCCAGGAGGTGGCTCAGAAGGCCTTGGGGCGTCGAGCCGCGGGAAAACCACACCCCCACCATCACCATCGTCATCCCCACATACAACGAGGCCCCCCTCATCGAGGCCAAGCTAGAAGACATTGCCAGACAGGACTATCCCCCAGACAGGCTCCAGATAATAGTCGTCGACTCGGCCTCCACAGACGGCACCCCCGAAAAGGCAGAGCGCTGGGCCAGGCGGAAGGGGGCCCCCGTGGAGGTGTTGAGAGAGCCCCAGAGAAACGGAAAGGCACACGCCCTCAACCTAGCTCTGAGGCACGCCAGAGGAGACGTCGTCGTGATCACCGACGCAGACTCCCACTGGCCCGACCCCCAGACCTTGAGAAAAGCAGTGAGGTGGCTCGCCGACTCCTCAGTTGGAGCCGTCACCTGCCTCAAGAGGCCCGCAGGCGGCAGAGGCGTAGAGGCCACATACCGCGACTACTACAACGTACTGCGTCTCGCCGAAAGCAAGAAGTGGTCCACCCCCATATTCCACGGCGAGCTCGCCGCCTACAGGAAAGAGCTGTTGGAGAAGATCGGCGGCTTCCCCACCCACCTCGGCGCAGACGACAGCCACACAGCCGTCCTCATAGCGGCGTTCGGGTACAGAGCCATAGCCGCAGAAGATCTCCACTGCGTCGAGCTAGTGCCGAGGCGGTACTGGAGGTGGAGAGTGAGGAGGGCACAACACCTCATACAGAGCTTCGCCGCCTCGCTTAGGCTGAAAACGCCGGCGCGGTTCAAGCCTGTGCTCTACGCCGAGGCCTACCTCCACTTAGTCAACCCCTGGCTACTGCCGGCGGCCTTTGCGGCGGCAATAGCGGCCGGGCCCCCCGGCTGGGCGCTGGCGGCGTTGGGGCTGGCCCTACTGGCGTATACCCCCTACAGGACTTGGACAGCCATGCAGATATACCTCATTGCCGCGGCGATAAGAAACCTCTGGACAAAAGAAATAACTTGGAAAAAAGAAGACAAGACTCCCTACGGGCGGGATCTAGAAGAGGTAGAGACATCGTCAATGACCTCAGTCCAGCGCTCAAACT
- a CDS encoding glycosyltransferase family 2 protein — translation MTALRAGPRGPQTAEEERYVVVLPTLDEREGLAKTLDELFSVGVGPGQILVVDGGSRDGTCLEAEKRGVRCIQQNGKGKADAVRTALRAVDADAVVIMDADYTYPAKYVPQLLAMLDRCDEAIGARARPEKGAQRAVFRLGNRLLTAWFNAVFGTRLTDVLSGMYAVRKEALEGIEEASRGFGIESEIAAHIASTGGEICETPIEYRRRVGRKKLGVRHGVLIALDMLRLSLRYNPAFLIFAVASLLTIPGFSIASWVAYEWIFLGVKHYVWGIIAIALIAGGTASATLAVLALYLKRMEIRLLRAVRGARTARGKATARRGDT, via the coding sequence CTGACCGCCCTCCGGGCGGGGCCGCGCGGACCTCAGACGGCCGAGGAGGAGCGGTACGTAGTGGTGTTGCCGACGCTGGACGAAAGGGAGGGGCTTGCCAAGACCCTCGACGAGCTGTTCTCCGTGGGGGTAGGCCCCGGGCAGATCTTGGTAGTCGACGGCGGCTCCCGCGACGGGACTTGCCTCGAGGCCGAGAAGAGGGGGGTCAGATGCATACAGCAGAATGGGAAGGGCAAGGCAGACGCAGTGAGGACTGCCTTGAGGGCCGTCGACGCCGATGCCGTGGTGATAATGGACGCCGACTATACATACCCGGCTAAGTACGTGCCCCAGCTACTGGCAATGCTGGATAGGTGCGACGAGGCCATAGGCGCCAGGGCCCGCCCCGAGAAGGGCGCCCAGAGAGCCGTGTTCAGGTTAGGCAACAGGCTGTTGACCGCTTGGTTCAACGCCGTGTTCGGCACCAGGCTGACCGACGTCCTCAGCGGCATGTACGCCGTGAGGAAGGAGGCATTGGAGGGGATTGAGGAGGCGTCAAGAGGCTTCGGCATAGAGTCCGAGATAGCCGCCCACATCGCCTCGACGGGGGGCGAGATCTGCGAGACGCCGATAGAGTACAGGAGGAGGGTCGGGAGGAAGAAGCTCGGCGTGAGGCACGGCGTCTTGATAGCCCTCGACATGCTCCGCCTCTCCCTCAGATACAACCCGGCCTTCCTCATATTCGCCGTTGCGTCCCTCCTCACGATCCCCGGCTTCTCCATAGCCAGCTGGGTCGCCTACGAGTGGATATTCCTAGGAGTGAAGCACTACGTCTGGGGCATAATCGCCATAGCCCTAATCGCCGGCGGCACCGCCTCGGCAACGCTCGCAGTGCTCGCCCTCTACCTCAAGAGGATGGAGATAAGGCTACTTAGAGCTGTCAGAGGCGCGCGCACAGCCCGCGGCAAGGCTACAGCGCGGCGAGGAGACACATAG
- a CDS encoding DUF1616 domain-containing protein — MDLLEAYRLLIQAAEAGANVTGLADMFNEALAGGRLGPDFGVLAARLTAEAEQARAVSLAVLAAALVAAGVLAFLLYRYRRTIVGWIWLAVWRRGFLRPGSGKARTLLFDEEVAAVVVAVAVVLLAFIAALELRPAVAEPFSAIGLLGPGGKIGGYPSNVSAGQPVRLYIFLYNHMGRPVWYVVEVKVDNGTALPPLPNTPVLTIQRLLLEGQNWTAPLTISFNYTGRWRLVAELWEVYPNGTTAYTGQYVQLWLNVTGTPK, encoded by the coding sequence ATGGATCTCCTCGAGGCATACCGCCTCTTGATCCAGGCGGCCGAGGCGGGCGCCAACGTGACGGGGCTTGCCGACATGTTCAACGAGGCGTTGGCCGGGGGCCGGCTGGGACCTGACTTCGGAGTCTTGGCGGCCAGGCTGACTGCCGAGGCGGAGCAGGCCCGCGCGGTATCGCTCGCCGTGCTGGCGGCGGCTCTGGTAGCCGCCGGGGTTCTGGCTTTCCTCCTCTACAGGTATAGGAGGACCATAGTGGGCTGGATCTGGCTGGCCGTCTGGCGTCGGGGGTTTCTGAGGCCCGGCTCGGGGAAGGCCAGGACTCTCTTGTTCGACGAGGAGGTGGCGGCTGTCGTCGTCGCGGTGGCGGTCGTCTTGCTGGCGTTCATCGCGGCGTTGGAGCTGAGGCCTGCCGTCGCCGAGCCCTTCTCCGCCATAGGCCTTCTGGGGCCTGGGGGGAAGATCGGCGGCTATCCCTCGAACGTTTCGGCGGGCCAGCCGGTCCGCCTCTACATCTTCCTCTACAACCACATGGGGCGGCCTGTCTGGTACGTGGTGGAGGTGAAGGTGGACAACGGCACGGCCCTTCCCCCTCTTCCAAACACTCCGGTGTTGACTATCCAGCGCCTTCTCCTGGAGGGGCAGAACTGGACGGCTCCGCTGACGATCTCGTTCAACTACACGGGGCGTTGGAGGCTGGTGGCGGAGCTTTGGGAGGTTTACCCGAACGGCACTACGGCCTATACGGGCCAGTACGTGCAACTCTGGCTTAACGTGACCGGGACACCCAAGTAG
- a CDS encoding DUF58 domain-containing protein: protein MPSARWSPPYIYEATRRAAPLLYFAVAWPHLVPAAASLALLALENTALRRLHTASLFLHLAVISLLPWPWSIALAAAAVPLLHEAKKRDNPLPWYVHVSALIVGTLVAPALAPVLLYSAGEALYYYVKFARDKPVVEAGGRLKTVAGTPLTYKLKIRSGAPAVVELPDGRLVQVSGEVSVDVKAKFDVAGVYTPQLAFAYISPTKTVKLKRRVRHPPILVYPRARAAVEAGKMALAGSLEQVAEVRDYAPGDPLRLLHWKKMAKILKPVVKRLEGRAGSELRIAAVLYATSPKASDRVLEALASAVAAALTKAERVEVQYITLRGAGSLSVDRRSYAEAMEDLVSRAEALNVEAREARDYAGILPRQALPQADVIVGERALAAPLCRQDASCVLV from the coding sequence ATGCCCTCCGCGAGGTGGAGCCCCCCGTATATATACGAGGCGACGCGTAGGGCGGCGCCCCTCCTCTACTTCGCCGTCGCCTGGCCCCACTTAGTGCCGGCGGCGGCCTCGCTGGCCCTGCTAGCTCTGGAAAACACCGCGCTGAGAAGGCTACACACAGCCTCCCTGTTCCTCCACCTCGCCGTGATATCCCTCCTCCCCTGGCCTTGGTCAATCGCCCTCGCGGCGGCCGCCGTCCCCCTACTCCACGAGGCCAAAAAACGCGACAACCCGCTCCCCTGGTACGTCCACGTCTCGGCCCTAATAGTGGGGACTCTAGTCGCCCCAGCCCTCGCGCCCGTTCTGCTGTACTCGGCAGGCGAGGCCCTCTATTACTACGTCAAGTTCGCCCGCGACAAGCCCGTGGTCGAGGCCGGAGGGAGGCTCAAGACAGTGGCAGGCACCCCGTTGACGTACAAGCTCAAGATAAGGAGCGGGGCGCCGGCCGTAGTCGAGCTACCTGACGGCAGGTTAGTGCAGGTGTCGGGGGAAGTGTCGGTAGATGTCAAGGCCAAATTCGACGTAGCCGGCGTCTACACTCCCCAGCTCGCCTTCGCCTACATAAGCCCCACCAAGACCGTCAAGCTAAAGAGGCGCGTGAGGCATCCCCCCATATTGGTCTATCCACGAGCCCGCGCGGCCGTCGAGGCCGGCAAAATGGCGCTGGCCGGCTCCCTGGAGCAAGTGGCAGAAGTTAGGGATTACGCGCCCGGCGATCCGCTACGCCTTCTACACTGGAAGAAGATGGCGAAGATCCTCAAGCCCGTCGTGAAACGGCTGGAGGGCAGAGCCGGATCCGAGCTGAGGATAGCCGCCGTCCTCTACGCCACTAGCCCCAAGGCCTCCGACAGAGTACTCGAGGCGCTCGCGTCGGCCGTCGCGGCGGCGCTCACCAAGGCCGAGCGCGTGGAGGTGCAGTACATCACGCTGAGAGGCGCCGGCTCGCTGTCGGTGGACAGGCGGAGCTACGCGGAGGCCATGGAGGACCTCGTATCGAGGGCCGAGGCCCTAAATGTCGAGGCGCGCGAGGCCCGCGACTACGCCGGCATACTCCCCAGACAAGCCCTGCCGCAAGCCGACGTGATCGTAGGCGAGAGGGCGTTGGCGGCCCCCTTATGCAGGCAGGACGCCTCCTGCGTACTCGTCTAG
- a CDS encoding AAA family ATPase, producing MALAPRELIRAVAQYFLGDAETVEIALATLISGGHLLLLGPVGSGKTILAKALARAIGGTFARIQMTNETLPSDILGYGVYAGGEIRIVKGPIFNNIVLIDEINRGPPRTLSALIEPMQEKQVTIEGNTFKLPTPHMIIATMNITEVAAGATAPLPMAVQDRFTASLHIGYVEPAREAEVVVLSDMLDQLDGRPTAANPPRFDTGKIYVAQEIVAYIIELVERIRRDERVASPLSTRAPIAVYRLARALALLDGRSYVVPDDVKKAAKPALVHRIYLKPQYDDVDPSIIVEDALREVEPPVYIRGDA from the coding sequence ATGGCCTTGGCGCCTAGAGAGCTTATAAGGGCAGTCGCGCAGTACTTCCTAGGAGACGCCGAGACCGTCGAGATAGCCCTTGCGACCTTGATCTCAGGAGGCCACCTACTCCTCTTGGGGCCGGTGGGTAGCGGCAAGACCATACTCGCAAAGGCCTTGGCTAGAGCTATCGGCGGCACCTTCGCAAGGATCCAGATGACCAACGAGACTCTGCCCTCCGATATATTGGGATACGGAGTATACGCCGGAGGCGAGATACGCATAGTCAAAGGCCCAATATTCAACAACATCGTTCTCATAGACGAGATAAACAGAGGCCCGCCGCGCACCCTCTCGGCCTTAATAGAGCCGATGCAGGAGAAGCAGGTCACCATAGAGGGCAACACCTTCAAGCTACCCACCCCCCATATGATAATAGCCACCATGAATATAACGGAAGTCGCGGCGGGCGCCACGGCCCCGCTACCGATGGCCGTCCAAGACAGGTTCACAGCATCCCTCCACATCGGCTACGTCGAACCTGCGAGGGAGGCCGAGGTGGTGGTCCTTTCCGACATGCTGGACCAGCTAGACGGTAGGCCGACGGCGGCCAACCCGCCGAGGTTTGACACAGGGAAGATATACGTGGCGCAGGAAATCGTCGCGTACATAATAGAGCTAGTGGAGAGGATACGCAGAGACGAACGCGTCGCAAGCCCGCTCTCCACGAGGGCGCCCATAGCCGTCTACAGGCTGGCGAGGGCGCTCGCGCTCTTAGACGGCAGAAGCTACGTGGTGCCCGACGACGTGAAGAAGGCCGCCAAGCCCGCCTTAGTCCACAGAATATACCTCAAGCCCCAGTACGACGACGTAGATCCCTCCATCATCGTCGAGGATGCCCTCCGCGAGGTGGAGCCCCCCGTATATATACGAGGCGACGCGTAG